One genomic window of Phalacrocorax aristotelis chromosome 21, bGulAri2.1, whole genome shotgun sequence includes the following:
- the SLC45A3 gene encoding solute carrier family 45 member 3 isoform X1: MAQRAWVSMLFHNCKTQLLLVNSLTFGLEVCLAAGITYVPPLLLEVGVEEKFMTMVLGIGPVLGLIFVPLIGSASDHWHSSYGRRRPFIWMLCLGVLLSLFVIPHASSLASLFALNTRPLEIAFLILGIGLLDFCGQVCFTPLEALLSDLFQEPDNCRQAFSLYAFMISLGGCIGYLLPAIDWGGSFLAPYLGGQETCLFSLLAVIFLGCVLATLFVTEEAATQADVLDGPALKDAPPKPSPLACCSCQLSRSSCLLQARHMTQALRNLCTLVPRLHSLYCRIPKVIRRLFVAELCSWMALMTFMLFYTDFVGEGLYHGVPRAKPGTDARRHYDEGVRMGSLGLFLQCVTSIFFSTIMDRMVKQFGTRAVYLASVVFFPVAAFVMCLSHSVIVVTISAALTGFTFSALQILPYTLASLYHHEKQVFLHKYKSKEEEDAARLDKKSAFSKGHLSSQKLPYQNGHTGSLFSSSPSSSSPPAVGSALCVSSSCDVSLMMMVGESDSVAPGRGICLDLAILDSAFLLSQVVPSLLMGSIVQFTQSVTAYMVSAAGFGLVAIYFATKVVFDKSDMVKYSV, from the exons ATGGCTCAGAGAGCCTGGGTCAGCATGCTCTTCCACAACTGCAagacccagctcctgctggtcAACTCCCTGACGTTTGGCCTGGaggtctgcctggctgcagggatAACCTACGTGCCTCCGCTGCTGCTGGAAGTTGGTGTGGAGGAGAAGTTCATGACCATGGTTTTGG gaatAGGGCCTGTCCTTGGCTTGATTTTTGTCCCGCTGATCGGATCCGCCAGCGACCACTGGCACAGCAGCTATGGCCGAAGGCGACCTTTCATCTGGATGCTTTGCCTCGGAGTCCTGCTGAGCCTCTTCGTTATCCCACATGCCAGCAGCCTGGCCAGCCTGTTTGCCCTCAACACTCGCCCGCTGGAGATTGCCTTCCTCATCCTGGGCATCGGGCTACTGGATTTCTGTGGCCAGGTCTGCTTCACTCCGCTGGAGGCCCTGCTCTCAGACCTCTTCCAGGAGCCAGACAACTGCCGCCAGGCTTTCTCCTTGTATGCCTTCATGATCAGCTTGGGGGGCTGCATTGGCTACCTGCTTCCAGCCATTGACTGGGGCGGCAGCTTTCTGGCCCCGTACCTGGGAGGGCAGGAGACGTGCCTCTTCAGCCTCCTTGCCGTCATTTTCCTCGGCTGTGTGCTGGCCACGCTCTTTGTGACAGAGGAGGCAGCCACCCAGGCAGATGTTCTGGACGGCCCCGCGCTGAAGGATGCTCCCCCTAAGCCCTCACCTCTTGCATGCTGCTCTTGCCAGCTCTCCAGGAGCTCATGTCTCCTGCAGGCCAGGCACATGACGCAGGCCTTGAGAAACCTCTGCACGCTGGTGCCACGGCTTCACAGCCTCTACTGCCGCATCCCCAAGGTCATCCGGCGCCTGTTCGTGGCCGAGCTCTGCAGCTGGATGGCACTCATGACTTTCATGCTGTTCTACACAGACTTTGTGGGGGAAGGACTGTACCACGGCGTCCCCAGAGCCAAGCCAGGCACAGATGCCAGACGCCACTACGATGAAG GTGTCCGGATGGGTAGTTTGGGCCTCTTCCTGCAATGCGTCACGTCCATCTTCTTTTCGACAATCATGGACCGGATGGTGAAGCAGTTTGGGACGCGGGCGGTCTACCTGGCCAGTGTGGTGTTCTTCCCCGTGGCTGCCTTCGTCATGTGCCTTTCCCACAGCGTCATCGTTGTTACCATCTCAGCTGCTCTGACGGGCTTCACCTTCTCTGCGCTCCAGATCCTGCCATACACACTGGCATCACTGTATCATCATGAGAAACAG gtatttttgcataaatacaagagcaaagaggaggaagacGCAGCTCGATTGGACAAGAAATCAGCCTTCTCTAAAGGCCACCTTTCCAGCCAGAAGCTGCCTTACCAGAATGGACATACTGGGAgcctcttctcttcttccccttcctcctcctctcctccagccgTCGGCTCGGCTCTGTGCGTCAGCTCCTCCTGCGATGTCTCGCTCATGATGATGGTGGGAGAATCGGACTCGGTGGCTCCTGGCCGAGGGATCTGCCTGGACCTGGCTATTTTGGACAgtgctttcctcct
- the SLC45A3 gene encoding solute carrier family 45 member 3 isoform X2 yields MAQRAWVSMLFHNCKTQLLLVNSLTFGLEVCLAAGITYVPPLLLEVGVEEKFMTMVLGIGPVLGLIFVPLIGSASDHWHSSYGRRRPFIWMLCLGVLLSLFVIPHASSLASLFALNTRPLEIAFLILGIGLLDFCGQVCFTPLEALLSDLFQEPDNCRQAFSLYAFMISLGGCIGYLLPAIDWGGSFLAPYLGGQETCLFSLLAVIFLGCVLATLFVTEEAATQADVLDGPALKDAPPKPSPLACCSCQLSRSSCLLQARHMTQALRNLCTLVPRLHSLYCRIPKVIRRLFVAELCSWMALMTFMLFYTDFVGEGLYHGVPRAKPGTDARRHYDEGVRMGSLGLFLQCVTSIFFSTIMDRMVKQFGTRAVYLASVVFFPVAAFVMCLSHSVIVVTISAALTGFTFSALQILPYTLASLYHHEKQRISRRGIQSGCCFHPVRDRWRKPARPPQLELLALRRLCIFA; encoded by the exons ATGGCTCAGAGAGCCTGGGTCAGCATGCTCTTCCACAACTGCAagacccagctcctgctggtcAACTCCCTGACGTTTGGCCTGGaggtctgcctggctgcagggatAACCTACGTGCCTCCGCTGCTGCTGGAAGTTGGTGTGGAGGAGAAGTTCATGACCATGGTTTTGG gaatAGGGCCTGTCCTTGGCTTGATTTTTGTCCCGCTGATCGGATCCGCCAGCGACCACTGGCACAGCAGCTATGGCCGAAGGCGACCTTTCATCTGGATGCTTTGCCTCGGAGTCCTGCTGAGCCTCTTCGTTATCCCACATGCCAGCAGCCTGGCCAGCCTGTTTGCCCTCAACACTCGCCCGCTGGAGATTGCCTTCCTCATCCTGGGCATCGGGCTACTGGATTTCTGTGGCCAGGTCTGCTTCACTCCGCTGGAGGCCCTGCTCTCAGACCTCTTCCAGGAGCCAGACAACTGCCGCCAGGCTTTCTCCTTGTATGCCTTCATGATCAGCTTGGGGGGCTGCATTGGCTACCTGCTTCCAGCCATTGACTGGGGCGGCAGCTTTCTGGCCCCGTACCTGGGAGGGCAGGAGACGTGCCTCTTCAGCCTCCTTGCCGTCATTTTCCTCGGCTGTGTGCTGGCCACGCTCTTTGTGACAGAGGAGGCAGCCACCCAGGCAGATGTTCTGGACGGCCCCGCGCTGAAGGATGCTCCCCCTAAGCCCTCACCTCTTGCATGCTGCTCTTGCCAGCTCTCCAGGAGCTCATGTCTCCTGCAGGCCAGGCACATGACGCAGGCCTTGAGAAACCTCTGCACGCTGGTGCCACGGCTTCACAGCCTCTACTGCCGCATCCCCAAGGTCATCCGGCGCCTGTTCGTGGCCGAGCTCTGCAGCTGGATGGCACTCATGACTTTCATGCTGTTCTACACAGACTTTGTGGGGGAAGGACTGTACCACGGCGTCCCCAGAGCCAAGCCAGGCACAGATGCCAGACGCCACTACGATGAAG GTGTCCGGATGGGTAGTTTGGGCCTCTTCCTGCAATGCGTCACGTCCATCTTCTTTTCGACAATCATGGACCGGATGGTGAAGCAGTTTGGGACGCGGGCGGTCTACCTGGCCAGTGTGGTGTTCTTCCCCGTGGCTGCCTTCGTCATGTGCCTTTCCCACAGCGTCATCGTTGTTACCATCTCAGCTGCTCTGACGGGCTTCACCTTCTCTGCGCTCCAGATCCTGCCATACACACTGGCATCACTGTATCATCATGAGAAACAG CGAATCAGCAGAAGGGGCATCCAGAGTGGCTGTTGCTTCCACCCTGTGCGGGATCGTTGGCGAAAGCCTGCGAGGCCACCTCAGCTGGAGCTCCTTGCTCTGCGCAGGCTGT gtatttttgcataa